The Brassica rapa cultivar Chiifu-401-42 chromosome A10, CAAS_Brap_v3.01, whole genome shotgun sequence genome segment ttattatatattattttcttaaataaaacctacaaaattacctaatgcgattaagatatatataataattaatgattttatataataaagatttgctaaCAATCTCTATACTTTCTatcgtttttgtttaattatttattattaaaataaattacacaattacattaatcatataataaattttagatttttttttgtatatgttttattttgaatttttaaaaagagtATAAATTACTGAAACTATTAAAACTCTCACATATacttttgtgatcaaggttttaattttttttctataataagatacaaaaaattttaaatcagataaataaataattttattttaataggtgtttatgttaatatatatatatatatatatatatatatatatatatatatatatatatatatatatatatatatatatttcatattgttTAAATCAATCTctacatcatatgaaaatacatatttatattttgatatatgcgttgaacatatattgaaaagttaatattttaatattgaaatattcatggttttttaaaatgattataaattattgaaaacactaaacattccacattaaaaaaaatcattggtgtaaaattttgttacataagtatgcaaataatcataaaatcatatgagtagaaacctcatttaataaatattcatattaaaagtatactatatatctatgttaatatcattgaaatttaattatatatcatatattgtAGATAAgatttattgttttgatttatttaccctaaAATGATTGCGAGTAAAGAAGGGCAgtcgtttgatttatatgcacacaccaatttattacataatagtaactaattttttagttatttaatatataattattattttattatttcataatatgcagaaaatataaaataagtaataaatataaaatatttattgtgcACAAGGCAcagatcttaacctaagtatttatctctttaataattttaaattttaaacattttctaaatccaaggtaaaaacaaaataacgaaatgagaataaactaaaaatcaatatttatatcgagcaataaccaaaatgaaaaaagcaacacaaaaatgaaaaaaaatattaaagatagataggattggcACGTAAATGTAAACttttcataaccataattaaattttaaattactaaatcataatataaaacCGAGCTGTCGTAGTTTCATTATAACTAAATAGTAGGCCTCAGATTCTTCGGCCTAAACGTTAGGTTATTATGCGATAAGtaattttttgacctaaaatgtttttaaaaattggatcagctcatcagtaaacaaattatgtaattaacaaaaaaggtttttaaaaaatgtttacgggccaaaaatattaattcgatcaagaatataaattttattttttcatacgatatttcttaaataatttttatctaAATTCACACTACGCAAGGCGCATGTTTTATCCTAGTtagatattatataaaaaaaaactatttaacatAGCCTCATTAATAGTTTAATGGGTAAGCAAAAATCCAAAAACATATATTAGAATGAAAACATGCATGGGTTTTtaagaaaccaaacaaaatatgaaaacaattgtTTTCCCTAAAATCCGCTTAAATGATTTGTTCTATAGTTTCTTACATTTTAGATGAAAAAGATGTGTGTTTTATGGTTCTGCTAAACTAAACTACAGTAGCTTTTATAATTAtagattcataaaaaaaaaaaaatttctctatcGCCTTGGGCTTCTGTTAGTGCCCGCACGGCTCTGTGTCTATGGTTCATAATGTCATTGACACACTTATGATATGCAAACAACCATCCACATTTCCTTTGTCTACAAGTCTTTTGGAAACAATCACACTTTTCTCTACatcttatttataatttatgtgTTCACAACTCATGAGTTCACATTTTTTCTTTATTGACAACATATATGTTCACATTTTATTTGTCAACAAACACTTAAtccataaatttattttttgggtTGATATGTTATCTTTCATGTAATACTGATATTTATTACAGTACATTTTTACTTTTAAGTTTGCTTTGTTCGAGTTAATTTACGTTCGTTCATAACATGCTTCCAGCCCATAAATGTTCGGGACTGGGCTTCACGATACTTTGTTTACTTTTTTCATGTTAGGTTCCCTCCCAAATCATTTGACTTGTGCATCATTATATGAATGaaattttgacaaaagaaaaattagaagaaaataagataaatatagaAAGAAACTCATAGAGGCAAATATTTATACCTAAAAGCAAATGTTTATTGCCAGATAAGAAAAATTAGAAGAAAATACGATAAATATAAGAAACCCACCCACTCCGGCGTACACGATGTGATTCTTTGTGATATTGATTATTTCATAGAGTACTCATGGGGATAGAATGTCATTTTCTAAAAGCAACGAAAAGTACATTATGAGTTGAATGTTTCATAGAATATATGTGTAATGTCCCGATTGTCCATGGCTAATGGACCACCCATTTCCGCTCTCTCGGTCCGTGGGTCCCAGACGGATGGTTGTTAATTTTCCAAGACtcaaaatcattgtttacttaCCTTGCAATTACCACATGACATTTTCGTAACATATTCGTTACACCCCAcgacaggtctcaagacgcctctTGGATTATAACCGAGACGGCTAACCAGCTTTGATACGACTTGTAACGCCCCGACCGCCCACGTCTAATGGACCACCCAACGCCCTCTCTCGGCCTGTGGGCCCATCCCATTCCAATGATCGGCCCGTTATTTTTTTCCGAaagctcgaaatcattgtttactgacccttcAATCACCACCCGATCTTTTTCCGTGTTTTGGCCTCACGCACACGGTATcacgaatcacttcccgatagatCATCCATCTTTTCACTACTCCAGCctaagcacgcttaactctagaGTTCTAAAGGGATGTATGACGGAAAAGATAAGTCAACTTTgatgacataggtagccaaatcaatcaTCTTAAGTATTTCCATATCTCACAACTTgagatgttacaattcaccatttctcaaagaacgcaacgttCTCGTTGTGCACCACGACAGATCTCAAGACGTCTCTCGGGTCAAAACCAAGATGGCAAACGAGTtctgataccacttataacGGCTCGACTGCCTACAGTTAATGGGCCATCCATGCCCGTTCACTCGGACCGTGGACCCCATCTCGTTCCAACGGTCGGTTCGTTAATTTTTTCCAAATGCTCGAAATCATTGACCCTGCAATCACTACAGTTAATGGACCATCCATGCCCGTCACACTGTATCGCAAATCACTTCACAATAGGTCACCCATGTTTTCAGTACTCCAATCCAAGCACGTTTAACTCTGGATttctaaacggatgtgtgaCGGAAAAAATAAGTCAACTTTGATGATATAGATAGACAAATCAATTATCTTAAGCTTTTttatatatcacaactcgggacgTTACAATTTGTTGCCTAAATTCGGTTGAATATTTCATAGAATATCTGTTgcctaaattttatttttccctTTTTCTGAAGCCTTAGACGTGTATAAATAGACATGATCACTTCTTCCAGGCCAAGAGACAAAACATAAGACTAGATCTAGCTAAAAACCTTTATCGCTGCCGACACCTCCTTGAACCGCCGTGTCCATCCATCACGTCGCCTCAGCTGAGCCAAGAAGAGGAAGCAAGCCGAGAGGCTTTAATCTCAAACCACGAGAGCTGCTTCCTCTGCCACGGGGCATCTCCAGGCATCATAGCAGGCTGCCTCCTGCTCACCAGAGCCAAAATCGGCTGCTAACTcgcctcaaggagtctggttaaaaaccaaaaaattgatCAGACTTGCACCGCAAGTCAATAAACGATGGGCCGTCATCCAAAACCCCTACAGCCCTACTCGTTAGGCCATTGGGCTTCACCTCGGTTTCCGCGGTAAGCCGAGATCCTTGCCATGGACGAGCTACAAGGAAGTGAATCAAGCCTTGGGCCGCCTCTTGCGTGTCAAGTTACTCAATCCTGAAATCATTGCTTCACTCCCATCCTGAACCACCGTGCCATTACCTCGTCTTCTCCATATTAATATCAATTCCGCATCTTACAATCCGTCTCTCAAACCAAGGTGAGGAGGACCTTTTCCCATGAcgatttgttatcttttcattcgtcgagtttgagttttttttttttgcgtcgAGTTTGAAACCGAGATACATACGAGACGAGCTATATAAgtcgatttttatttgattGAGGTTTATGACTATACTTGACACTAAGGTGTTTTCCTGCACCAGTGCatccataaaattttaaattttagttgtctttaaaaataaaaaattgttagtcttttcgattttattattttaaaccaatatttttatataaatactaaATACTAATTTAATCAAACATAgtattaagataaaataaataatttgttttttttgtcatcaaataatttgatttatttaaaattatatttaagttatatttaaaattataatttagatagattttcatttatttattttggttaagatatATCAAATTAACTTGTGTAAAGTAAAATTgatatacaaattttataattaccaaaatataaaactaaaaagaatttcaaaaatttgtagatatcaaaaataaacaaatgataatacaattaaaaattttaatttttttaaaaaatattgtataaaattttgaaaatattgttttataataaaaatatgattataaaaatatatttaaataatatttcgaaattaaaaaaatatattatattttccttATCGCATTATTTAAtgacatatttgaatatttttattttaataatgatttatgagttattactatattatcaaaagttaccaaaaattgaaattgaaattaAATGTAGTTGTCCATGTCACTTTTAACCATATGTCATGTCATCAATTTTATTATGTCATGTCGTATTTTTTTGGtgaataacatatttttttggtgaaaaatGATTGTAGAGATAACATGTGTGAAATCACTTCACAAATAATATCTAGGGGATGTATTAATGTAACACTGTTTTACTCGAATGAACTTTAAATCACATTAAGGATGATCTACAAGGTCTAATAGCACCCATCTAGCTGAATCCTCTACGGAGCAATCACATAAGTAATTTTTGTTTAAGTGTCATTCATATCCGAAGTTTAGAATTAATTCtgttaatttgattggttgttggtatttgaatttttatttatttaattaaaattttaaaaatgaaaataatcgTAGAACTACCTAATCTAATATATATTACCATACAAACAATTAAACATTTTGAAGATAgaagaattaaaataatttgtttatagaaaaaaaaatatcatagattacattataatttttttgaatatacatataaatacatatgatatgatataaataattataagaacgattttatacatatttatattaacAGTGATACAATAAATCATAGATTACAGAAAACTAAGTAACCTAAAcctaatgatatttttatactcacaatatgtatattttgtttCCTAAAAATGTGTCCAATGATTgcaaaatagtaatatataattttcataaaatgtTTATACCCGCGAAATCGCGGATATCCACATAGTTTTCGTTGAATTATAACTGAATTTTTATACACAAGCTCTTTTAAATCACATAACTATTTTCTACTaactttaatttaataaaaatcaaaatatatattttaatttttgtttatgtgtatgtcagtttgatttttttttttttgctagaaGCGTTCATCTTTGTTAAAACGAAAGTTGTtgggtattttttttaaatacagtattctcaattattataaatataatacttacttgttaaaatttactaaaatgattatttaaaatattcgtTTTATCTATTAgataatttaaaacattataaaaatattttattttctaaaaataaaactgaatcaatatttaataataatactttaataaaaattatgaatatggctagttgttttaaaaataatctaaGATTTTCTTATTGTgcaatagaaatataaaaataaaatacatcaaATGCTAGAATAATCTAGTGTGAAATGGTGCATTGTATTAAAAATGATGTAATCTGTAAGTAATGACCAAACTACCATTGATGAAACTCTAGTCATAAATTAGTGGCATTTTCATAATATACCACgtgtaatattattttcatatatgctgattttgtttttaaaaaataaatcatatatgtAACAGTTTATTATAACTTTTTATCAAAGTAAAGATAAAATAACCAATAAtcttattatttcttttttttgaaacttaaatATATAGGTATATCCTAGATTTATGTTTTCTCGTGATGAATAAGCAAAATATCTAAGTAACCAAACGCAAATAAAATCCAAGATCAAtaactttttttgttgaaaaatctTTGTGACTTCAGTCTCAGTTTGATTCCAGTATCCAGTCTTCGTTTGGATGTTATAAAACATATCTCTAGAACAAAATCTAGAGAACTTGCTTGACAAGTTCTTACATGACCAAATAGGTCAACAAGGTCACAAATCAACGTAGGCCAGGTCGTATAAGCAACCAAATGAGCAGTCAAACTTTTTTCCCCCGTTGCTTTCGTCGTTGCGTCGTTacatttattttacttttcaaCCACATACCAAAGCATTACTAGCTATAATAAGTTAGATAAAGATTGACCCCGTTACTCTTTCAATGGTCGTCGCAAttcttttttctatttaaaaatagaaaaaaatatgtgGGTCATAATACTAGATTCCTAGTAGTTTCCTATGCAATTTCTATATAATAGATATCTTATTACTTGCAATTGTCATCCAGAAGGTTCAACATCGCAAGACGCAAGCCATACCTCATATCGTTCTTTCTTTGATAAATATATCGGAAATTTCTCAAGCTTTACTCTAGTATTCTTCAGCCATGACCGCTAAGGTATCcttttctttcatattttttctatctgaaaataattatatttaacttAATGATCTTTGATTGatcgttatatatataaaccatttAGTCAAACTTATTTCATAAATATACAATTATAACCATACTGATCTCAAGTTTGAAATTACAGAAAGCTGTGTTGCAATTGAGTGTCCACGATGAGAAAATCAGGAAGAAAGCGTTTGTGACCGTCTCTCGATCTCAAGGGGTTACTTCGATAACAATGGATGACAAAACAGGGAAAATGACAGTAGTTGGAGAAGTTGATACACCGGTTCTCGTGATGAAGCTAAGGAAACTGTGTAATGCAGAAATCGTTTCGGTTGAAGTTGTTAAACCACCTGAGAAAAAGCCTGAACCGGCGAAACCGGCTCCAGCTAAACCTGATACAACTAAACCGGCTGAAATTGTTGCCTTTCCAGTTACGCATATGAACTACCCGTACCAATATCATTCGTCCTATGCGAATTCGCACTATCAGCCATACGGGAATTCTAGAGTTGTGGTGGAGGAACCAAACACTTGTGTGCTTATGTGATTTAACAAGCTAGAATTATTTTAAGTAATGTTAGTTGTGTAATACTTAGTTTTGGTGggagtgtatttttttttgtggtatgTTGTAATGGACATTAGTCGCGTGAGCTCATTCAAGGGAAACAAATCATTTATGTGTGATAAAGTGGAGCTTTAACACTATGTtaacttaaaattttttttacaattgtATAGAACTTCCTGAGACGGGCATAACCTTTAGACTACCAACGATGAATTGAATCAAATCCATACGACTAAAACTACTCTACTACATTTTCAAATGATACACGTACGGGTTACTTCGCCTCTCCGGACTCAACACAGAAGAAAGATACACAGACGAGTCTCTAGTCATAATCCCGGACCCGAAATCCGTGTCGCTGGCTTGTCTGTTTAATTGGGCTGGGAGACCCAAAACTCCATGTCCTCATCGCCGCTGCATCCTCAACTTTCAATGAAGCTCGATACTTTACCAAAGCGGGTTTGTAATGGTCGCCGATCAAAGTCAATGAAGCTCTAAAACCTGTGCAAGATTTTATCTATGCTACATTTAAATTCTGCATTATAGTGACATAGTGTCTAAATGAACAACAATGCTAATTTCCAGATGCAGCGTCTTAATAGAGAAACGAACAGGGCCGTAATAAGCtcaattattttcttctttttcttcgaCCCCATAATTGTTCTGGGCCAGACCTGTCTTCATGATACTTTGTTTACTCTGTTTTTCATGTTGGTTACCTCCCAAATCATTTGACTTCCATCATTATATGAACGAAACTTCGACAAACAAAAACTAGAAGAAAATAAGATAACTATAGAAAGATTGAGGCAAAGATTCGTTTTACACTTTTAAGCAAATGTTATTGGCCAGACTGTAGAGACATTAGCGTTGCAAACTCTTTGCtcttcccaatttgggaaatttttcaaaatccCACAGCAAGGTCTTGTGTAATTACTGCACCAGAATATATTACAACGCTAAACTGGAGCTTGAGGGTTAagacaacaaaaaaacaacGAAAAGCACATTATGGGTTGAACTTTTCTTCTCTAAAGATGTGATGTAAATTGATATATGAAACTCACCCACACCAGCGTACACGATGTGATTCTTTGTGATGTGAATATTTCATAGAGTACTCATGGGGTAGAATGTCATTATCTAATACAACTATCTCGATTTTGAACCGGTTTGTTTTAGTCAAGTCTTGTCTGTTGCCTATATTTTATCTTTCCTTTCTTCTAAAGCCTTGGACGTGTATAAATAGACATAATCACTTCTCCAAAGCCAAGAGACAAACAAAAGCCTAGATCTAGCTAGAAACCTAACGCTGCTGACACCTCGTTGAACTGCCATGTCCATCCATCACGTCGCCTCAACTGAGCCAAGAAGAGGAAGCAAGCTGAGAGGCTTCAATCTTAAAACGCTAGAGCTGCTTCCCCTCGCCTCAAGGAGTCAATGGTTAAAAAGCAAAACTGATCAGACTTGCACCGCAAGTCACTAAACCATGGACCGTCATCAAAACCCCTACATCCCTACTTGTTAGGCCATTGGCCTTCACCTTAGTTACCGCGGTTAGCCTAGATCCTTGCCATGGACGAGTTACAAGGAGGTGAATCAAGCCTCTTGCGTGTCACGCTACTCAATCCTGAAATCGTAGCTTCACTCCCATCCTGAACCACCGTGATATTACTCTAATCGGCCATCATTGCTGATGGGACAACACCCTTCGCGTCTTCTCCATATGAAAATTCCCCATCTTATAATTCGTCTCTTAAGCGAAGGTGAGGGCTTTTTTCCATAATGATTTGTTATCTTTCCATTCGACAGAGTTTAATGTTAAACCGAGATACCTACGAGACGAGCTATATAagttgatttttatttgaatgTGGTTTATGACtatacttaatatatatatacaaagacATGTATGCTTGTCACACTGTTTTACTCGAATGAAGTTTAAATCGTATAAGGATGATCTTTAGGGtccaatagtgcccatttcatGATCTTTCCTCGCAATGTTGCGAATCTGACTGAACTTTGGTttaattataagtttataactagattttgatctgcacgacctatgatttttttctaataatcaaatattttatgttatacaataaaatatataaatagattaatataatttggtgttatatattatctaattttataataatatttttgtggcgtataatattattactataaaatttctaattttgtatttttgtaaacaaaatttattttgaaaacattattagttaaaaatactgatttacataattttgttttatttctaaatttaaaaTCTATGTGGAAATCAAATTAAGTTGAAATTACATAATAATGAATTTGGTATATAGTGATTAATTAAACCATTTTGTATAgttgtttaaataataaaacgAATTAGTTTTTAACTCATGAGAATACACAAACGTTAAAAACAGTAGACTGAAGTCTTATATATACGACATGAATAAAGATCAAATATTTCATCTATGAAGGGAGGTGCAAATTAATTGTATTAAACATCTAAAAGTATGACTTTTAAATGgtctaaatagaaaaaaattgcATATGAAATAAGTCATAATTTATATgctaaatagataaaatatttttacttttaaattaaaaatataatgaacatttattataaaaacatattttaaaatatttcttaaatttagttttgaaaattaaatcaattaaaaattgttattatcattaaaatattattaaaagtattttatataattattattttatttacaatcaaaactaaattaaaatttagtttttaattatactttgtgataattaaaaatttaattaactaatttcgaaaatatattctaaaaatatattctaaaaatatatttgaaaattttgttagacATTTCTTTAAgatttaataataattcaaataaaaataaaatattaaaagatattataattaacttatgtaaaatatattaaatttcttaggaatggtccaaataaaaaatcacacatgaaaaaagtcatgacttctattttaagggggtgttagtgggacttagatttctatagagtttgttgattttaaaagttgagagatttgttaaatttagaaaaaattatagaaaattttgtatattgtgaaaatctataaaaataaagtaatgtaATAATTATAAGAATTCAAGGAAAACATGTAGTATTCTCAAAATCTTGTTTTGTGAGTGAAAATGTTAAGAATTCAACTCCcaataacatttattttaatagatttgtagaatcatttaaatctaaactttttgggggaaattacatgtttaccactttcatggtaccacttttcatttttaccaccactaatgagacattttcaaaaataccttcttcattaagtagcaaaagactcttatgcccttgttatttatatatataataaatcattatttaaataaaaaaatgtaaattttttttatgttttcgaattatactttttcaaattcgaactttttgataaattttttttttatttttttcgatttgtttttattttttttcaaatttgtttttgaaaaacgaaaattatgtttgaaactattttatatatattttttaagtatttatatatttattagaatcataaatttcacattccaaaaaccctaccccacccctcaactctaaatcctaaggcTAGATTAGTTAAGGGTAGGGGTGTCAAAATTGGTCATGACCCATGGGTTGACCCAACCCAAATTGACTCATTAACCCAAATGAACTGTTTATTTTTGATCCAATGGATTAATGGGTTAATAGGTTAATAGATTAATATgttaatgggttaacaagttAATGGGTTTATTGGGTTGAGTCAACTCTGACCCATTTTGTTTGCAATTAAAAAAACCGTGAGTAAACCACCCAATTCTAAGGTTTGATAGAATTGGAAAATCATGAGTTTCTCAAAAGTTCAATCATTTATTCGGTGGTAAAATACGTTTCCCggcaaaaccgcaaaaataagtttttccACTAAAACCGCGAAAATACGTTTTTCAgctaaaaccgcaaaaacgcgttttcccgccaaaaccgcaaaaacgcgttttcctgccaaaaccgcaaaaactcattttttccgcaaaaccgtaaaaatttgttttcccgcaaaaccgcaaaaacgcgttttaccgcaaaaacacatttttctgccaaaaccgcaaaaacgcaattttccgcaaaacgcgttttcctgcaaaaacgcgttttcccgcaaaaacacgtttcccgcaaaaacgcgtttcccgcaaaaacgtgttttcccgcaaaaacgcgtttcccgcaaaaacgtgttttcccgcaaaaacgcgtttcccgcaaaaacgtgttttcccgcaaaaacgcgttttcccgcaaaaacgcattttcccgcaaaATCACGTTTTCCCgtaaaaacgcattttcccgccaaatcctaaaaatgtgttttccctccaaaaccgcaaaaacgcaatttcctgcaaaaacacgttttcccgcaaaaacgcgttttcccgcaaaaacacgtttttccgTAAAAACGCGTTTTTACGCCAAAACCCAAAAAGTGTTGTccctccaaaaccgcaaaaacacattttccacTAAAACCACAAAACGcgctttcccgccaaaactgcaaaacacgttttcccgccGAAACTGCAAAAACTcattttcccgcaaaaatgcgtttttccgccaaaaccacaaaaaaagTTTTCTCATTTCGATCAACTTGGtcttaacttaaaaataattcattataAAGATGTTGGGTTGATAAAGATGTTGGGTTGATGGGTCAACCATTAACCCATCTAACCTATTTAATTTAATGGGTCATGGACAACTCAACCTATTTATTAAATGGGTTGAGTTGACCCATGACCCATTAACAGTAAACCCATTTGGGTTATAGGTTGGGTTGACCCatttgacccattttgacacccctacctaaggatataattatatt includes the following:
- the LOC103844752 gene encoding heavy metal-associated isoprenylated plant protein 13; this translates as MTAKKAVLQLSVHDEKIRKKAFVTVSRSQGVTSITMDDKTGKMTVVGEVDTPVLVMKLRKLCNAEIVSVEVVKPPEKKPEPAKPAPAKPDTTKPAEIVAFPVTHMNYPYQYHSSYANSHYQPYGNSRVVVEEPNTCVLM